A genomic segment from Pseudoalteromonas nigrifaciens encodes:
- a CDS encoding ketoacyl-ACP synthase III — MPYAHITGWGKCIPPASISNDEISKIVDTTDEWITSRTGIKSRRVSHVSTAELATVAAKHAIACAGIDAKDIDLVILATCTPSTMVANTASLVQKNIGAVGAAAMDTNAACSGFLYALQAATAQIQAGMIKKAVVIAAERMTWYVNWSRRDSAVLFGDGAGAVVLEAADTPAGLLATKTGCDSTDRDILHIENFGSDLNKYEPIGPSNLLFEGREIFKRAVKGMSEACDDVLAQANLSLDDINVLVPHQANLRIIQAIQHRLKVPDEKVMVNIGQYGNTSAATIAIALCEAVEQGLIKPHSNIMSAAFGAGLTWAASYIKWGERVTPISVSDAQLPPCDKTGLELVAPAVKACKEAEPT, encoded by the coding sequence ATGCCTTACGCACACATCACTGGTTGGGGTAAATGCATTCCACCAGCAAGCATTAGTAACGACGAAATTAGCAAAATAGTGGATACCACAGACGAGTGGATAACATCACGAACAGGTATTAAATCTCGCAGAGTTAGCCATGTAAGTACTGCAGAGCTTGCTACTGTTGCGGCTAAGCATGCTATTGCTTGTGCCGGTATTGACGCTAAAGATATTGATTTAGTTATTTTAGCCACCTGTACGCCATCAACTATGGTGGCAAATACTGCGTCGTTAGTGCAAAAGAATATTGGCGCTGTAGGCGCTGCCGCTATGGACACTAACGCAGCTTGTTCAGGGTTTTTATATGCTCTACAAGCAGCAACAGCGCAAATACAAGCCGGTATGATTAAAAAGGCTGTGGTTATTGCTGCAGAGCGCATGACTTGGTATGTAAACTGGTCGCGCCGTGACAGTGCGGTATTATTTGGCGATGGCGCGGGTGCCGTAGTACTCGAAGCTGCCGATACACCTGCAGGTTTACTTGCGACTAAAACCGGTTGTGACAGTACAGATCGTGATATTTTACATATCGAAAACTTTGGTAGTGACTTAAATAAATATGAGCCGATTGGCCCATCTAATTTACTATTCGAAGGCCGTGAAATATTTAAGCGCGCTGTAAAAGGCATGAGTGAAGCATGCGACGACGTACTAGCCCAAGCAAATTTAAGCCTAGACGATATAAACGTATTAGTGCCGCATCAAGCTAACTTACGTATTATTCAGGCCATTCAGCACCGTTTAAAAGTGCCAGATGAAAAAGTAATGGTTAATATTGGCCAGTACGGTAATACATCGGCAGCGACAATTGCCATTGCACTTTGCGAGGCGGTGGAGCAAGGTTTAATTAAACCACACTCAAATATTATGTCGGCAGCCTTTGGCGCTGGCCTTACGTGGGCTGCTAGTTATATTAAATGGGGCGAGCGTGTAACACCTATTAGTGTAAGTGATGCACAACTTCCTCCTTGCGATAAAACCGGCTTAGAGTTAGTTGCTCCAGCGGTAAAAGCATGTAAAGAAGCAGAGCCAACCTAA
- a CDS encoding metal-dependent hydrolase family protein — MKTTLITTFTAITLALTTNMALAQQHKIIYAGSVMLGTEQTVKTEQTLVIADDKISAIKSGYVSKDALGLPGAQVIDLKNHFVMPGLIDMHVHVTFERDANVSRHRWTTEYEADNALRSIKYLQRTLNAGFTSVRDLGSNYQVIFPLKRAIERNDINGPRIFAAGNTVSPTGGHADLHGYRKDISDGVGASLGICNGADDCRRATREVIKSGADVIKITATGGVLSNTAAGVNQQLSDAELSAIVDTAHHLGRKVAAHAHGTQGIKAALKAGVNSIEHGSYLDKEAIALFKKTGAYLVPTLLAGATVSEEAISNPNMPIAIADKVREVTPKMQASFKLALKNEVNIAFGTDSGVSRHGLNANEFSLLVSNGMSEAQAIKSATVSAAKLLGQDTQLGDLSVGKQADIISVNASPLKNIAELKNVQFVMKAGLIYKQ; from the coding sequence ATGAAAACTACACTAATAACTACATTTACTGCAATCACTTTAGCGTTAACAACAAATATGGCATTAGCACAACAACATAAAATTATTTATGCGGGCAGTGTAATGCTAGGTACAGAGCAAACGGTTAAAACTGAGCAAACACTGGTAATAGCCGATGATAAAATTTCAGCAATTAAAAGCGGCTATGTAAGTAAAGATGCACTGGGTTTGCCCGGCGCGCAAGTAATAGACCTTAAAAATCACTTTGTAATGCCTGGGCTAATAGACATGCACGTGCATGTTACTTTTGAGCGCGATGCCAATGTTAGCAGGCATCGCTGGACTACCGAATACGAAGCAGATAACGCGCTGCGTTCAATTAAATATTTACAGCGTACTTTAAATGCAGGCTTTACCTCAGTGCGAGACTTAGGCAGTAACTATCAGGTTATTTTTCCGCTAAAGCGCGCCATTGAGCGTAATGATATTAATGGTCCGCGCATTTTTGCCGCAGGCAATACAGTATCGCCCACTGGTGGGCACGCCGATTTACATGGCTATCGTAAAGATATAAGTGACGGTGTTGGTGCATCATTAGGTATTTGTAACGGCGCAGACGATTGCCGCAGAGCCACGCGCGAAGTGATTAAAAGTGGTGCCGATGTTATAAAAATTACCGCCACCGGTGGCGTATTAAGTAATACCGCCGCAGGCGTTAATCAACAATTAAGCGACGCAGAGCTTAGTGCAATTGTAGATACCGCGCATCATTTAGGGCGTAAAGTAGCCGCTCATGCACATGGCACGCAAGGCATAAAAGCCGCGCTTAAAGCGGGTGTAAACTCAATAGAGCATGGCTCGTATTTAGATAAAGAGGCTATAGCATTGTTTAAAAAAACCGGAGCTTACTTAGTTCCTACTTTGCTGGCTGGTGCCACAGTGAGCGAAGAAGCAATTAGTAATCCAAACATGCCAATAGCTATTGCAGATAAAGTGCGCGAAGTAACACCTAAAATGCAGGCATCGTTTAAATTAGCGCTAAAAAATGAGGTAAATATTGCCTTTGGCACTGACTCCGGCGTATCGCGCCATGGCCTTAATGCTAACGAGTTTAGCTTACTGGTAAGTAATGGTATGAGTGAAGCACAGGCAATTAAATCGGCAACCGTGAGTGCAGCTAAACTGCTTGGCCAAGATACCCAATTAGGCGATTTGAGTGTGGGTAAACAAGCCGATATTATTAGTGTTAATGCCTCGCCGCTAAAAAATATTGCAGAGCTTAAAAATGTGCAGTTTGTAATGAAAGCAGGGCTAATTTATAAGCAATAG
- a CDS encoding ATP-binding protein, protein MLIRTDPAISRLLMLRSGAIAVQLIAVLIVYFLLDHQIALMPLLLVIALEAGFQLMSVLAYRNVSQAKPLGMLMQLTADVLFLTILLSLSGGATNAFVSLLLLPIMIAAVTLSGKGLAYIAVLAIAAYSVLLIKMPEHNMHQMNMSGHFISMWINFVLSASVIALVIGAMNRALKERERTIAQVREQQLRSEQLVTLDGAAAQITHQLATPIANLQLLFEELLEGHPNNLVVQQMQTPLQQCATQLDSFRKLSAALRLNNTQQHITTAQLQQQITDTLLLQYPDQQIKWIIKNQTGGINTAILNSDAMLLPAILNLLQNAATANQQQGQNVLELTWLQEEHCGEYVYLLIRDFGNGFSATQLSNLGGQLMPSDHGMGLAVLLSNVTFERLNGSLTLYNHPQCGAIAKVKLATVFSEQSE, encoded by the coding sequence TTGTTAATTCGCACCGATCCGGCTATTAGCCGCCTTTTAATGTTACGCAGTGGTGCCATAGCTGTGCAGCTTATTGCTGTGCTTATAGTGTACTTTTTATTAGATCATCAAATAGCATTAATGCCCTTACTGTTAGTGATTGCTCTAGAAGCGGGGTTTCAGTTAATGAGTGTGCTGGCTTATCGTAATGTAAGCCAAGCAAAACCGCTGGGCATGCTGATGCAATTAACCGCCGACGTATTGTTTTTAACTATTTTGTTATCACTCAGTGGTGGCGCAACCAATGCATTTGTGTCGTTATTATTGCTGCCAATAATGATTGCAGCGGTAACGCTAAGTGGCAAAGGGCTTGCTTATATCGCGGTATTAGCCATTGCGGCGTATAGTGTATTACTGATAAAAATGCCCGAACATAACATGCACCAAATGAACATGAGCGGCCATTTTATTAGCATGTGGATTAACTTTGTTTTGAGTGCCAGTGTAATAGCGTTAGTGATTGGTGCAATGAACCGCGCCTTAAAAGAGCGCGAACGCACTATTGCTCAAGTGCGCGAACAACAATTACGCAGTGAACAGTTAGTAACGCTGGATGGCGCAGCAGCGCAAATAACGCATCAGCTTGCTACACCAATTGCTAACTTACAGTTACTATTTGAAGAGTTATTAGAGGGTCATCCAAATAACCTTGTAGTGCAACAAATGCAAACTCCACTACAACAATGCGCTACACAATTAGATAGTTTTAGAAAGCTCTCAGCTGCGCTGCGCCTTAATAACACCCAACAACACATTACAACGGCGCAATTACAACAGCAAATTACCGATACGCTATTGCTGCAATATCCCGATCAACAAATAAAGTGGATTATAAAAAACCAAACGGGTGGCATTAATACCGCCATATTAAACAGTGATGCTATGTTGCTACCTGCTATTTTAAATTTACTCCAAAATGCAGCCACCGCTAATCAGCAGCAAGGTCAAAATGTGCTTGAGCTTACTTGGCTGCAAGAGGAGCATTGCGGCGAATATGTTTACTTGCTTATTCGCGATTTTGGGAATGGCTTTTCAGCAACCCAGCTCAGCAATTTAGGTGGGCAATTAATGCCTAGCGACCATGGTATGGGGCTGGCTGTGCTGCTTTCTAATGTGACCTTTGAGCGTTTAAATGGCTCGCTAACTTTATATAATCACCCCCAGTGTGGTGCAATTGCCAAAGTTAAATTAGCAACTGTTTTTAGCGAGCAAAGTGAATGA
- a CDS encoding response regulator transcription factor: MKILIIEDDINLASTLARRLTKYGFNCEIAHNQSEALLSARRFLPATILLDMKLGNDNGLALIKPLRSLLTHAHIVLLTGFASIATAVEAMRLGANDYLTKPVDMATLLKALNQERDTAITLDVATTVMSPERLEWEHIQQVLHSNNGNVSSTARQLNMHRRTLQRKLQKKPVQH, translated from the coding sequence ATGAAAATATTAATTATTGAAGACGATATAAACCTTGCTAGTACCTTGGCAAGGCGGCTAACTAAATACGGTTTTAACTGCGAAATAGCGCATAACCAAAGTGAGGCACTCCTTAGTGCAAGGCGGTTTTTGCCCGCTACTATTTTGTTAGATATGAAGTTAGGTAACGACAATGGCTTAGCGTTAATAAAACCACTGCGCAGCTTGCTCACACACGCGCATATTGTATTACTCACGGGCTTTGCCAGTATTGCCACCGCAGTTGAAGCAATGCGCTTAGGAGCCAACGATTACCTTACCAAACCTGTTGATATGGCAACCTTACTAAAAGCACTTAACCAAGAGCGCGATACAGCAATAACCTTAGATGTTGCAACCACAGTTATGTCGCCAGAGCGTTTAGAGTGGGAGCATATTCAGCAAGTGCTACACAGTAATAATGGTAATGTGTCGAGCACCGCAAGGCAGCTCAATATGCATAGACGTACATTACAGCGCAAATTACAAAAAAAGCCAGTACAGCACTAA
- a CDS encoding peptidylprolyl isomerase, which produces MANTAHALHILVKHKEIAEDIITQLGKGAKFQTLAKKYSSCPSGKKGGDLGEFRRGQMVPQFDKIAFNGAILEPHLVKTKFGWHVIKVLYRT; this is translated from the coding sequence ATGGCAAATACAGCGCACGCACTGCATATACTGGTAAAACATAAAGAAATTGCAGAAGATATTATTACGCAATTAGGTAAAGGTGCAAAATTTCAAACCTTAGCTAAAAAGTATTCGTCGTGTCCGTCGGGTAAAAAAGGTGGCGATTTAGGTGAATTTAGACGTGGACAAATGGTGCCACAGTTCGACAAAATTGCGTTTAATGGCGCTATTTTAGAGCCGCATTTAGTTAAAACTAAATTTGGCTGGCATGTGATCAAAGTGCTTTACCGTACTTAA
- a CDS encoding DsbA family oxidoreductase: MKTLKIDIVSDVMCPWCIIGYKNLEKALSELHGEINAEISWKPFELNPNMPPEGQDLNEHLTQKYGLTPEQSKDNRQRLIDAGKDADFTFNFDDKRMIINSFDCHRLLAWAATSNKQTELKLALFKAHFSDLVNLNEQPALLDIVASVGLDTDRAQEILAGGEFFQEVRSQQSDIQQMGITTVPTFIINEQYALTGGQPSAAFVQAFKQITEEEAQQNAE; encoded by the coding sequence ATGAAAACGCTTAAAATTGATATTGTATCGGATGTAATGTGCCCATGGTGCATTATTGGTTATAAAAACCTTGAAAAAGCACTCAGTGAATTACACGGTGAAATAAACGCAGAAATTAGCTGGAAACCGTTTGAGCTTAACCCAAATATGCCGCCTGAAGGCCAAGACTTAAATGAACATTTAACGCAAAAGTACGGCTTAACACCAGAGCAAAGCAAAGATAACCGCCAACGTTTAATAGACGCCGGAAAAGACGCCGACTTCACGTTTAACTTTGACGATAAGCGAATGATAATAAATAGCTTCGATTGCCATCGTTTATTAGCATGGGCTGCCACTTCAAATAAGCAGACCGAGCTAAAACTGGCTTTATTTAAAGCCCACTTTTCTGACTTAGTGAATTTAAACGAGCAACCCGCTTTGCTTGATATTGTTGCAAGTGTTGGCCTTGATACAGACCGTGCTCAAGAAATTTTAGCCGGTGGTGAGTTTTTTCAAGAAGTACGCAGCCAGCAAAGTGACATACAGCAAATGGGTATTACCACAGTGCCTACTTTTATCATAAATGAGCAATACGCCCTTACCGGCGGACAACCTAGCGCTGCATTTGTGCAAGCCTTTAAGCAAATAACTGAAGAAGAAGCACAGCAAAACGCTGAGTAA
- a CDS encoding flavin reductase family protein has translation MHFTKARIAALEKHTRTHFINSLSGFKSANLIGTQDSQGNTNLSIVSSVIHLGAHPPLIGMIIRPHSVPRHTFENILATGVYTINHVNSAIYQQAHQTSARYDKNESEFAATGLTAEYLNEFTAPFVQQSRLKYAVKYIEHQHLAVNGTELVIGEIMDVYLDEAALQSDGFLDLQAIDTVAISGLDSYHSTNKLMRLPYAKK, from the coding sequence ATGCATTTTACTAAAGCGCGCATTGCAGCACTTGAAAAACACACGCGTACCCACTTTATAAACTCGTTGTCAGGCTTTAAAAGCGCTAACTTAATTGGCACTCAAGACAGCCAAGGCAATACTAACTTATCGATTGTTAGCTCTGTTATTCATTTAGGCGCGCACCCGCCATTAATTGGTATGATAATACGCCCCCATAGCGTTCCCCGTCACACTTTCGAAAATATTTTAGCAACCGGTGTTTATACTATTAATCATGTTAATAGTGCTATTTATCAGCAAGCACATCAAACCTCGGCGCGTTATGATAAAAACGAATCAGAGTTTGCTGCCACTGGTTTAACAGCTGAGTATTTAAATGAATTTACTGCCCCTTTTGTACAACAAAGCCGCTTAAAATATGCGGTAAAATACATTGAACATCAGCATTTAGCAGTCAATGGTACTGAGCTTGTGATTGGCGAAATAATGGACGTATATTTAGATGAAGCGGCACTGCAAAGCGATGGCTTTTTAGACTTACAGGCCATAGATACGGTAGCCATAAGCGGGCTCGATAGCTACCACAGCACTAACAAACTAATGCGCCTGCCTTATGCTAAAAAGTAA
- a CDS encoding SDR family oxidoreductase has protein sequence MKTIVLFGASSAIAQAYIAHLNNQVTQYHIVCVSAGSRNAQYNNLNNITQLQSDYSKQSLNNVTTTLQNQQADLHQVIIFNGLLHNQQHMPEKKLEDINSDYFNQLLQVNALTPLLCLQSVLPLLTPKTHCTITALSARVGSINDNKLGGWYTYRASKAALNMLFKTAAVELARRAKNTKLILFHPGTTDTELSKPFQKNVPPNTLFTPAFVAQQLFELTNNNPNLELNGEPAYLDWQGTAISW, from the coding sequence ATGAAAACTATTGTTTTATTTGGCGCAAGTAGCGCAATTGCACAAGCTTATATAGCGCATTTAAATAACCAAGTAACCCAGTACCATATTGTTTGCGTAAGCGCGGGCTCGCGCAATGCACAGTACAATAACCTAAATAATATAACGCAACTGCAAAGCGATTATTCAAAACAAAGCTTAAACAATGTTACCACTACACTACAAAACCAGCAGGCTGATTTACATCAGGTAATTATTTTTAATGGCCTTTTACATAATCAGCAACACATGCCAGAAAAAAAACTAGAGGACATTAACAGCGATTATTTTAATCAACTATTGCAAGTTAATGCGCTTACACCCCTGCTATGCCTGCAAAGTGTATTACCATTATTAACACCTAAAACCCACTGCACTATTACCGCATTAAGCGCCCGGGTTGGCAGCATAAACGACAATAAACTTGGCGGCTGGTATACCTATCGCGCATCAAAAGCGGCGCTTAATATGTTATTTAAAACTGCTGCCGTAGAGCTGGCAAGGCGCGCTAAAAACACTAAGCTCATTTTATTTCATCCCGGTACTACCGACACTGAGCTGTCTAAGCCTTTTCAAAAAAATGTACCGCCAAACACGCTTTTTACTCCTGCGTTTGTAGCGCAGCAATTATTTGAACTGACTAACAACAACCCTAATTTAGAACTTAACGGTGAACCCGCCTACCTAGATTGGCAAGGCACTGCTATTTCATGGTAG
- a CDS encoding thiol-disulfide oxidoreductase DCC family protein: MIIFYDANCPLCNAEMQHLKRADINNKIILEDLNATDFNTRFPNVDKSIAMALLHARMPSGIMIYGLDVTYQAWKTVDKYPWLKIIRLPIIRFFADCAYTFFAKYRQPISRFLMPNSQCKNNQCKTKSAGDK, from the coding sequence ATGATCATTTTTTACGATGCTAACTGCCCATTGTGTAACGCCGAAATGCAACATTTAAAGCGTGCTGACATTAATAATAAAATAATATTAGAGGACCTTAATGCCACTGACTTTAATACGCGTTTTCCTAATGTAGATAAAAGTATAGCTATGGCGTTATTACACGCAAGAATGCCATCTGGAATAATGATCTATGGCCTTGATGTAACCTACCAAGCATGGAAAACAGTAGATAAATATCCTTGGTTGAAGATTATTCGCTTGCCCATAATTCGTTTTTTTGCCGATTGCGCATACACTTTTTTTGCTAAGTATCGCCAGCCTATAAGTCGTTTTTTAATGCCAAACTCACAGTGTAAAAATAATCAATGTAAAACCAAAAGTGCAGGTGATAAATGA
- the ppc gene encoding phosphoenolpyruvate carboxylase — MSEQYAALRGNVNLLGQLLGQTIKDAQGQAILDKVEEIRALSKSSRSGNENDRKTLIKVLHALSDEELLPVARSFNHFLNLANVAEQFHTVSRFNDVGFCQLNPLTQTLKTLATKANNGQLNHNHLADTLSKLHINLVLTAHPTEVTRRTIINKHVELSDCLASLERTDNLAQEREAILNRIAQLISQAWHTDDIRRSRPTPVDEAKWGYAVIENSLWHAVPRFLREFSQHVKEHLSLELPTNYSPIEFTSWMGGDRDGNPYVTAQVTKEVLDHGRWMALDLYGRDLETLSTELSMSDASDELIALAGQEFEPYRCVIKTLKNQVLETVMHLGAKIKNQRSEAQDLITDINQIKHPIEVCYRSLLKCNMKVVADGLLLDVLHRINSFGLRLAKLDVRQDSSRHGDVFSELTRYLGLGDYNQWQEQDKQAFLLTELNSRRPLIPKRWQPSPEVQEVLDTFDVIAQQDEQTFGLYIISMARTASDILAVQLLLKESGCSFKLPVAPLFETLDDLNDGHNVITTLLDNDWYRGQINNTQNVMIGYSDSAKDAGMMAAGWAQYEAMDKLVQLADKRGIELVLFHGRGGTVGRGGAPAAQALHSQPPGSLKGGLRVTEQGEMIRFKFGLPDVALQSLNIYAGAVLQSNLLPPPEPKPQWREVMALISEESCEHYRNVVRHDENFVPYFRMATPELELSKLPLGSRPAKRNPTGGVESLRAIPWIFAWSQNRLMLPAWLGALTGLQAALAKYGVETLQEMSLQWPFFRSRLEMLEMVFSKADSWLSEHYDNALVEDMYKPLGVTLRKELAEAISLVQSLSPQKSLLADQPWIKESIALRNPYTDPLNVLQVELLRRARSSDNGSEGDIDNALMITMTGIAAGMRNTG; from the coding sequence ATGAGTGAACAATATGCCGCCTTGCGAGGCAATGTAAATTTACTAGGCCAATTATTAGGGCAAACAATTAAAGATGCCCAAGGCCAAGCAATTTTAGATAAAGTAGAAGAAATAAGGGCTTTATCAAAGTCATCTCGCAGTGGCAACGAAAACGACCGTAAAACACTAATAAAAGTATTACATGCGCTCAGCGATGAAGAGCTGTTACCGGTTGCCCGTTCATTTAATCATTTTTTAAACCTTGCCAATGTTGCCGAGCAGTTTCATACCGTTTCGCGTTTTAATGATGTTGGTTTTTGCCAGCTAAATCCTCTCACTCAAACATTAAAAACGTTAGCAACAAAAGCAAATAATGGCCAACTTAATCACAATCATTTGGCCGACACACTCTCAAAACTCCACATAAACTTGGTGCTAACCGCGCACCCTACAGAAGTAACACGCCGCACAATTATTAATAAGCACGTTGAGTTAAGTGATTGCTTAGCTTCATTGGAGCGAACTGATAACTTAGCACAAGAGCGCGAGGCTATTTTAAATCGTATTGCGCAGTTAATTAGCCAAGCATGGCACACCGACGATATTCGTCGCTCGCGACCTACCCCTGTTGATGAAGCAAAGTGGGGCTACGCGGTGATTGAAAATAGCTTGTGGCATGCGGTGCCGCGTTTTTTACGTGAGTTTAGTCAGCATGTAAAAGAGCATTTAAGCTTAGAGTTACCAACAAACTACAGCCCAATAGAGTTTACCTCGTGGATGGGCGGAGATCGTGACGGTAACCCTTATGTAACCGCACAAGTAACCAAAGAGGTGCTTGATCATGGTCGTTGGATGGCACTGGACTTATATGGCCGCGATTTAGAAACGCTAAGTACAGAGCTGTCGATGTCTGATGCTAGTGATGAGCTGATAGCCCTTGCGGGGCAAGAATTTGAACCCTACCGCTGCGTGATTAAAACACTCAAAAACCAAGTGTTAGAAACCGTGATGCATTTAGGGGCAAAAATAAAAAATCAGCGCAGCGAAGCCCAAGACTTAATTACCGATATAAACCAAATAAAACATCCAATTGAGGTGTGCTATCGCTCGCTATTAAAATGCAATATGAAAGTAGTTGCTGATGGCCTATTACTGGATGTATTACATCGTATTAATAGTTTTGGTTTGCGGTTAGCTAAATTAGATGTACGCCAAGATTCATCGCGCCATGGTGATGTGTTTTCAGAGCTTACGCGTTACTTAGGTTTGGGCGATTACAACCAATGGCAAGAGCAAGACAAACAAGCCTTTTTACTCACTGAGCTTAACTCGCGCAGGCCGCTAATACCTAAGCGTTGGCAGCCAAGCCCAGAGGTACAAGAAGTACTCGACACCTTTGACGTGATTGCACAGCAAGACGAGCAAACATTTGGCTTATATATTATTTCGATGGCGCGCACAGCCTCCGATATTTTAGCGGTACAATTGCTGTTAAAAGAAAGTGGTTGTAGCTTTAAACTACCGGTTGCGCCGTTATTTGAAACCTTAGATGATTTAAATGATGGCCACAATGTTATTACTACTTTGTTGGATAATGACTGGTACAGAGGCCAAATTAACAATACCCAAAACGTCATGATAGGTTACTCAGACTCAGCAAAAGACGCCGGTATGATGGCAGCTGGTTGGGCGCAGTACGAAGCAATGGATAAGCTAGTGCAATTGGCCGACAAACGCGGCATAGAGCTGGTGTTATTTCATGGCCGTGGCGGTACGGTAGGGCGAGGTGGCGCACCTGCTGCACAAGCCCTACATTCACAACCACCGGGGTCATTAAAAGGTGGTTTGCGAGTAACTGAGCAAGGCGAGATGATCCGCTTTAAATTTGGTTTACCCGATGTTGCGCTACAAAGCTTAAATATTTACGCCGGCGCTGTACTGCAAAGTAATTTATTACCACCGCCAGAGCCTAAACCACAATGGCGCGAAGTAATGGCTTTGATCAGCGAAGAGTCGTGTGAGCATTATCGTAACGTGGTACGCCACGATGAAAACTTTGTACCTTATTTTAGAATGGCAACCCCAGAGCTTGAGCTTTCTAAACTGCCGCTTGGCTCGCGCCCTGCAAAACGAAACCCTACAGGTGGGGTCGAAAGTTTGCGGGCAATACCATGGATTTTTGCATGGAGCCAAAATCGTTTAATGTTACCTGCGTGGTTAGGCGCATTAACAGGATTACAAGCGGCCTTGGCAAAATACGGCGTTGAAACCTTGCAAGAAATGAGCTTACAATGGCCATTTTTTAGATCGCGCCTAGAAATGCTCGAAATGGTATTTAGTAAGGCCGACAGCTGGTTAAGTGAGCATTACGATAACGCGCTGGTGGAAGATATGTACAAACCACTTGGTGTTACCTTGCGCAAAGAGCTCGCTGAAGCGATTAGTTTAGTACAGTCGCTTAGCCCGCAAAAAAGCTTATTGGCCGATCAGCCATGGATCAAAGAGTCAATTGCGCTGCGTAACCCTTATACCGATCCGCTTAATGTGTTGCAGGTAGAGTTACTTCGCCGTGCGCGCTCAAGCGACAACGGCAGTGAAGGCGATATAGATAACGCGTTAATGATCACCATGACCGGCATAGCAGCAGGTATGCGCAATACTGGTTAA
- the cdd gene encoding cytidine deaminase, producing MASATFLVQANTALSNTHISLSVAQTQALRSQLKTQRGILNANNINQLCAQLNVTNDALLQGLVPLASEFAVAPVSNFHVGAIVKALDESGEVNFYFGANAEFNRQALSLVVHAEQSAINNAWLNGAKKILKIAISDAPCGYCRQFMNELADAREFDILLPEQQFKLADLLPHSFGPTDLGNQYSLFNPAPQARSFNNTEVEQQLAAYALAAYVPYSKNYSAVKITTFNNGDFYGSYAENAAYSPSLSPLQSALSQLFLAGLSFDQHTVKGITLLETAGHENQAGVAQAVLASFVNLPPLELISAPLSE from the coding sequence ATGGCTTCTGCAACCTTTTTAGTACAAGCAAACACCGCACTAAGTAATACCCACATCTCTTTAAGCGTAGCGCAAACACAGGCTTTACGTAGCCAATTAAAAACCCAGCGCGGTATTTTAAACGCAAATAATATTAACCAACTATGCGCGCAACTTAATGTAACAAACGACGCCTTATTACAAGGTTTAGTGCCTTTAGCGTCTGAGTTTGCGGTAGCACCCGTATCGAACTTTCATGTAGGTGCAATCGTTAAAGCACTCGATGAAAGCGGCGAGGTTAATTTTTACTTTGGTGCTAATGCCGAGTTTAACCGCCAAGCACTTAGTTTAGTGGTGCACGCAGAGCAGTCTGCAATTAATAATGCTTGGTTAAATGGCGCGAAAAAAATACTAAAAATAGCGATTAGTGACGCACCTTGTGGTTATTGCCGCCAATTTATGAACGAATTAGCTGATGCGCGTGAATTTGATATTTTACTGCCCGAGCAGCAATTTAAACTTGCAGACTTGTTACCGCATTCGTTTGGCCCCACCGATTTAGGCAATCAGTACAGCTTATTTAATCCAGCCCCGCAGGCTCGCTCATTTAATAATACAGAAGTAGAGCAACAGCTGGCAGCCTATGCGTTAGCAGCTTATGTACCGTATAGCAAAAACTACAGCGCAGTAAAAATCACTACGTTTAACAACGGTGACTTTTATGGCAGTTACGCAGAAAACGCTGCATACAGCCCTAGCTTATCGCCATTGCAAAGTGCATTAAGTCAGTTGTTTTTAGCTGGTTTGAGTTTTGATCAACATACCGTAAAGGGAATAACACTGTTAGAAACCGCTGGTCATGAAAACCAAGCAGGAGTGGCTCAAGCAGTGTTAGCAAGCTTTGTAAACTTGCCACCACTTGAGCTAATTAGTGCGCCATTAAGTGAGTAA